The following are encoded in a window of Pseudalgibacter alginicilyticus genomic DNA:
- the secDF gene encoding protein translocase subunit SecDF, whose translation MQNKGLVKLFALLFGLVSIYQLSFTFKANQIESNANEMAISKISETEEDYREKRSLEEASYLESIATDTVFNIGIAKFTYNDVKEKAMNLGLDLKGGINVILQISVKDILKGLANHTGNPVFNKALEDASEIQKNSQNTYLEDFFIAFDAIKGDTKLASPDIFYTRELDGEISGTMSDDEVKSIISTKIDESIVSAFEVLRKRIDGLGVTSPNIQRLGNSGRILIELPGVKDVKRAEEYFTTTAQLQFWDAYKGETFFPFLVEANETLKGLVDTKAADEETESQESEEDNKIDDLLGNAATDSTAVAEVNPIFDLIRGQGYQGGPVIASFEVKDKETVLNYLNMPQVRALLPVEQRYVKFAFGKPNKDSEIVDLYALIGNRENEPELSGAVITDARQSFGPTNKPTVSMQMNAKGAKLWEEMTGKAYNQQSQIAIVLDNIVYSAPGVTSGPISGGNSEISGDFTLNEAVDLANVLRAGKLPASADIISSEVVGPSLGQEAIDSGTMSFMIALALVLVWMIVYYGKAGGFADIAMGLNILLIFGILSGLGAVLTLPGIAGIVLTIGMSVDANVLIFERIREEIAKGKGQKEAIQDGFSNALSSILDANITTGLTALILFVFGTGPIKGFATTLLIGIFTSLFTAIFITRLLVDWYSNKGGKLAFATAVTKNLFRNINIEFLKKRKVAYIISATIIIVGLGSLFTNGLDQGIDFVGGRTYLVRFAQDMNPSEVTANLSEVFGSADAKTFGDANQLKITTKYKFNETGTDVDEEIRSMLFNALQSYMPSLNYEQFIDLNDENKQVGLLESFKVSPTIADDIKQASFWAVLGSLIVVFLYILFRFKKWQYSLGAVAAVFHDVLIVLGIFSLTYAFMPFSMEIDQAFIAAILTVIGYSLNDTVVVFDRIREYFGEHTSWEFNKVVDTSLSSTLSRTLNTSLTTLVVLLSIFIFGGDSIRGFMFALIVGVVVGTYSSLFIATPIMYDSVNKLAKKDKKN comes from the coding sequence ATGCAAAACAAAGGATTAGTAAAACTATTTGCCCTTTTGTTTGGTTTGGTAAGTATTTACCAATTATCATTCACATTTAAAGCCAATCAAATTGAAAGTAATGCCAATGAAATGGCTATTAGTAAAATTTCTGAAACCGAAGAGGATTACAGAGAAAAACGTAGCTTAGAAGAGGCTAGCTATTTAGAATCAATAGCTACAGATACCGTTTTTAATATAGGTATTGCAAAATTCACATACAATGATGTGAAAGAAAAGGCTATGAATCTTGGTTTAGATTTAAAAGGTGGTATTAATGTTATTCTGCAAATATCAGTAAAAGATATTTTGAAAGGATTAGCAAATCACACTGGAAACCCTGTTTTTAATAAAGCCTTAGAGGATGCTTCTGAAATTCAGAAAAACAGTCAAAATACTTATTTAGAAGATTTCTTTATTGCTTTTGATGCTATTAAAGGCGATACAAAATTAGCATCTCCAGATATTTTTTATACTAGAGAATTAGATGGTGAGATTTCAGGAACCATGTCTGATGATGAGGTTAAATCTATCATTTCAACAAAAATAGATGAATCTATTGTTTCTGCATTTGAAGTGTTGCGTAAACGTATTGATGGATTAGGGGTAACTTCTCCTAACATTCAGCGTTTAGGGAATTCTGGACGTATTTTAATTGAACTACCAGGGGTTAAGGATGTAAAAAGAGCAGAAGAGTATTTTACCACTACAGCACAATTACAATTTTGGGATGCTTACAAAGGGGAAACTTTTTTCCCATTTTTAGTTGAAGCAAACGAAACCTTAAAAGGACTTGTAGATACTAAAGCAGCAGATGAAGAAACAGAAAGCCAAGAATCAGAAGAGGATAACAAAATTGATGATCTTTTAGGAAATGCAGCAACAGATTCTACTGCAGTAGCAGAAGTTAACCCTATTTTCGATTTAATTAGAGGTCAAGGCTATCAAGGAGGACCTGTTATTGCGAGTTTTGAAGTTAAAGATAAAGAAACGGTGCTTAATTACTTAAACATGCCTCAAGTAAGAGCCTTGTTGCCAGTGGAGCAGCGTTATGTAAAGTTTGCTTTTGGTAAGCCTAATAAGGACAGCGAAATAGTTGATTTATACGCTTTAATTGGAAACAGAGAAAATGAACCAGAATTGAGTGGAGCTGTTATAACAGATGCAAGACAATCTTTTGGACCTACTAATAAACCAACGGTATCTATGCAAATGAATGCAAAAGGTGCTAAGTTATGGGAAGAAATGACTGGAAAAGCTTATAATCAACAAAGTCAAATAGCTATTGTGTTGGATAACATTGTGTATTCAGCTCCAGGAGTAACTTCTGGGCCAATTTCAGGAGGAAATTCTGAGATTTCAGGGGATTTTACATTAAATGAAGCGGTAGACTTAGCCAACGTATTAAGAGCTGGTAAATTACCAGCATCTGCTGATATTATTTCAAGTGAGGTAGTAGGGCCATCATTAGGTCAAGAAGCTATAGATAGCGGTACCATGTCGTTTATGATTGCATTAGCATTGGTATTAGTGTGGATGATTGTTTACTATGGTAAAGCTGGTGGGTTTGCAGATATTGCCATGGGATTAAATATATTATTAATCTTCGGTATTTTATCTGGACTAGGAGCAGTGTTAACATTGCCCGGAATAGCAGGTATTGTTTTAACCATTGGTATGTCAGTAGATGCTAATGTACTTATATTTGAGCGAATTCGTGAAGAAATAGCCAAAGGTAAAGGGCAAAAGGAAGCCATTCAAGATGGTTTTAGTAATGCACTATCATCTATTTTAGATGCTAATATTACAACAGGTTTAACAGCATTAATTTTATTTGTATTTGGAACAGGACCTATTAAAGGATTTGCTACAACATTGTTAATAGGTATTTTTACATCGCTATTTACAGCTATTTTTATTACGAGATTATTAGTAGACTGGTATTCAAATAAAGGAGGTAAATTAGCGTTTGCTACGGCAGTTACAAAAAATCTTTTCAGAAACATTAATATTGAATTCCTTAAAAAACGAAAAGTTGCATATATCATTTCTGCAACTATTATTATTGTAGGTTTGGGCTCTTTGTTTACTAATGGTTTGGATCAAGGTATTGATTTTGTAGGTGGTAGAACTTATTTGGTGCGTTTTGCTCAAGATATGAATCCTTCTGAGGTAACTGCAAACTTGAGTGAAGTTTTTGGAAGTGCCGATGCGAAAACTTTTGGAGATGCTAATCAACTTAAAATTACTACTAAATATAAGTTTAATGAAACAGGAACAGATGTTGATGAAGAGATTAGATCGATGCTTTTCAACGCACTTCAATCGTATATGCCAAGTTTAAATTATGAACAGTTTATTGATCTTAATGATGAAAATAAACAAGTAGGTTTATTGGAATCTTTTAAAGTGAGTCCAACCATTGCAGATGATATTAAACAGGCATCATTTTGGGCGGTTTTAGGTTCATTGATAGTTGTTTTCTTGTATATTTTATTCCGTTTCAAAAAATGGCAATATTCATTAGGTGCTGTTGCAGCAGTTTTTCATGATGTGCTAATTGTATTAGGTATTTTTTCGCTAACCTATGCTTTCATGCCATTTAGTATGGAAATTGATCAAGCTTTTATTGCGGCTATATTAACGGTTATTGGGTATTCTTTAAATGACACCGTAGTAGTATTTGATAGAATACGTGAATATTTTGGCGAGCATACAAGCTGGGAGTTTAATAAGGTGGTTGATACATCGCTGAGTAGTACTTTAAGTAGAACTTTAAACACCTCGTTAACAACTTTGGTAGTATTATTATCAATCTTTATTTTTGGTGGCGATTCTATAAGAGGATTTATGTTTGCTTTAATAGTAGGGGTTGTTGTAGGAACCTATTCATCGCTGTTTATTGCAACACCAATTATGTATGATTCTGTGAATAAATTAGCAAAGAAAGATAAGAAAAACTAA
- a CDS encoding energy transducer TonB, giving the protein MIQKKNPEIEISRSSGLYFAIGLNVMLFLSWQLLEFKTYDIEDVDIGVLSMDSEVEEDIPIININTPPPPPPPPPVATVENIKVVEDEVVVEETFIESTETDQDEKIKEPVVSVSDIYVEGVEEDVEVPFAVIEEVPIFPGCEKGTRAEIKACFQRKIQEHIVKHFVYPEPALNMEIEGRVSVIFVIDTNGQVTGLRSRGPDKILENEAERILGLLPQMKPGMQRGKPVKVAYSVPILFRMN; this is encoded by the coding sequence ATGATACAAAAAAAGAACCCAGAAATAGAGATTAGCCGGAGTAGCGGTCTCTATTTTGCCATCGGACTTAATGTTATGTTATTTCTTTCATGGCAGCTTTTAGAATTTAAAACTTATGATATTGAAGATGTTGATATTGGTGTTTTAAGTATGGATTCAGAGGTGGAAGAGGATATACCAATTATTAATATTAATACACCACCTCCACCACCACCTCCACCACCAGTAGCAACTGTTGAAAATATTAAGGTTGTAGAAGATGAAGTGGTTGTTGAAGAAACTTTTATAGAAAGTACGGAAACAGACCAAGATGAAAAGATTAAGGAACCTGTAGTAAGTGTGTCAGATATTTATGTTGAAGGTGTTGAAGAAGATGTAGAAGTACCTTTTGCAGTAATTGAAGAAGTACCTATTTTTCCTGGTTGTGAAAAAGGCACGCGTGCAGAAATTAAAGCGTGTTTCCAAAGAAAAATACAAGAACATATTGTTAAACATTTTGTATATCCAGAACCAGCTTTAAATATGGAGATAGAAGGTAGGGTTTCTGTAATATTTGTTATTGATACCAATGGACAGGTTACCGGACTTCGATCTAGAGGGCCGGATAAAATATTAGAAAATGAAGCAGAGCGTATTTTAGGTTTACTACCTCAAATGAAACCAGGTATGCAGAGAGGTAAGCCTGTAAAAGTTGCTTATAGCGTTCCTATATTGTTTCGAATGAATTAA
- a CDS encoding DUF6807 family protein — MNLYYITFCFIFISNVISAQKVDLIIKNDAAYFLEEKDSILNYQIAEKSLNGTYTRTNYIHPLYTLDGEILTEDFPPDHYHHRGVFWAWHQLYVGDKRIGDAWLIDDFSWEVINAIQLKPEEKSTILKVEVLWKSPQWRSKSGKQKPLVKEITKLKVYPLKENYRQIDIEISIQALEKNMRIGGSEDAKGYGGFSQRLKNVENIKFTGSQGKIEPTLLPVEADGWIDISGPFDQDDNLSGLSILSHPNNPGFPNPWILRSKNSMQNAVYPFPGKKAIPLSETHPTILRYRLLIHRGEANQIDIASKYVEFQK, encoded by the coding sequence ATGAATTTATATTACATTACTTTTTGTTTTATTTTTATTTCTAATGTTATTAGTGCTCAAAAGGTTGATTTAATAATTAAAAATGACGCTGCATATTTTTTAGAAGAAAAGGACAGCATATTAAATTATCAAATTGCTGAAAAATCTTTAAATGGCACTTACACAAGAACTAATTATATTCATCCATTATATACTTTAGATGGAGAAATACTTACTGAAGATTTTCCCCCAGACCATTATCATCATAGAGGTGTTTTCTGGGCTTGGCATCAATTATATGTAGGTGACAAAAGAATTGGAGATGCTTGGTTAATAGATGATTTTTCATGGGAAGTCATTAACGCTATACAATTAAAGCCTGAAGAAAAGTCTACAATTTTAAAAGTAGAAGTATTATGGAAATCGCCACAATGGAGGAGTAAAAGTGGTAAACAGAAACCTTTAGTAAAAGAGATAACTAAATTAAAAGTATATCCTCTTAAAGAAAATTATCGACAAATAGATATTGAAATATCTATCCAAGCCCTTGAAAAAAACATGCGTATTGGTGGTTCAGAAGATGCTAAAGGCTATGGAGGATTTTCACAAAGACTTAAGAATGTTGAGAATATTAAATTTACTGGTTCTCAAGGAAAAATAGAACCAACTCTTTTGCCTGTTGAAGCAGATGGCTGGATTGATATTTCTGGCCCTTTTGACCAAGACGATAATTTATCTGGCCTCAGCATTTTAAGCCACCCTAATAATCCTGGGTTTCCAAACCCTTGGATTTTACGCTCAAAAAACAGTATGCAAAATGCTGTTTATCCTTTTCCTGGAAAAAAGGCAATCCCTTTATCTGAAACTCATCCAACAATTTTACGTTATCGCCTACTCATCCACAGAGGAGAAGCTAACCAAATAGATATTGCTTCGAAATATGTAGAATTTCAAAAATAA
- the lpxD gene encoding UDP-3-O-(3-hydroxymyristoyl)glucosamine N-acyltransferase: protein MKTSYTVKELNTILKGKLIGNTSQLIEGPEQLKKAKSNQITFIGSTKYTKLWAESKACAVIINDNLTLDPGDNRAIIKVKNADLAMAKILELFNPPSPVFEEDIHPTAVIHDTAKIGVGCKIGAHCYVGKDVVLGNSVVLYPNVCVYDETIIGDNTVVWSGTVIRERCIIGNHCIFHTNVSIGADGFGYRPSDDGRGLVKIPQIGNVIIGHYVEIGANSCVDRAKFSSTIIGDGCKIDNLVQIAHNSVMGRSCIMAGHSGLAGSVTLGDGVIIGGSASIKDHTTIHSGATVGAGSGVVGDVEAGKTVLGYPAQDSREMLKQWVAVRRLVKK, encoded by the coding sequence TTGAAAACATCTTATACCGTTAAAGAACTCAATACTATACTAAAAGGTAAATTAATAGGAAACACTTCGCAACTCATTGAAGGACCTGAACAACTCAAAAAAGCAAAAAGCAATCAAATTACTTTTATAGGAAGTACAAAATACACTAAACTTTGGGCAGAATCTAAAGCCTGTGCTGTAATTATAAATGACAATCTAACTTTAGACCCAGGCGATAATCGAGCCATTATTAAAGTAAAAAATGCCGATTTAGCAATGGCAAAAATATTAGAATTATTTAATCCTCCTTCACCTGTGTTTGAAGAAGACATACATCCAACAGCTGTTATACACGATACTGCTAAAATAGGTGTAGGATGCAAAATTGGAGCCCATTGTTATGTTGGTAAAGATGTGGTTTTAGGGAATAGTGTGGTTTTATATCCTAATGTTTGCGTATATGATGAAACCATTATTGGAGACAATACAGTGGTTTGGTCTGGAACAGTTATTAGGGAACGTTGTATCATTGGAAACCATTGTATTTTTCATACAAATGTAAGTATTGGTGCTGATGGTTTTGGATATCGCCCAAGCGATGACGGAAGAGGATTAGTTAAAATACCTCAAATTGGCAATGTTATAATTGGTCATTATGTTGAAATTGGTGCCAACTCATGTGTAGACCGTGCTAAATTTAGCTCTACCATCATTGGAGATGGCTGTAAAATAGATAATTTAGTGCAAATTGCTCATAACAGCGTCATGGGACGCTCTTGTATTATGGCTGGACACAGTGGACTCGCTGGTTCCGTAACTTTAGGAGATGGTGTTATTATAGGAGGTAGTGCTTCAATAAAAGACCACACTACAATCCATTCTGGAGCAACAGTAGGTGCAGGATCTGGTGTTGTTGGAGATGTAGAAGCGGGAAAAACCGTTTTAGGCTATCCTGCACAAGACTCTAGAGAAATGCTTAAACAATGGGTTGCTGTGCGTAGATTAGTAAAAAAATAA
- the radC gene encoding RadC family protein — translation MQEKQSSFSIKNWSHNDQPREKLRDKGKEALSDAELVAILIGSGNRNESAVALCKRILASVDNNLSDLGKLSLKQLMTFKGVGEAKAISIAAALELGRRRRGEEALKKKKITSSTSVFELMQPIIGELEHEEFWIIYLNNSNKVIQKRQLSKGGITGTLVDVRLVLKSALELGATGLILVHNHPSGTLIASEADKLLTNKLKVAAESLDIKVLDHLIVTEKAYFSFADENIL, via the coding sequence ATGCAAGAAAAACAATCTTCTTTTTCAATAAAAAATTGGTCGCACAATGATCAACCGCGCGAAAAACTTCGGGATAAAGGTAAGGAAGCTTTAAGTGATGCTGAGTTGGTAGCAATATTAATCGGTTCTGGTAATAGAAATGAGAGCGCTGTAGCATTATGCAAACGTATTTTGGCCAGTGTTGACAATAATTTGAGTGATCTAGGTAAGCTGTCTTTAAAGCAACTGATGACATTTAAAGGTGTAGGAGAAGCAAAAGCTATAAGTATTGCTGCAGCTTTGGAATTAGGTAGAAGACGAAGAGGCGAGGAGGCACTTAAAAAGAAGAAAATCACATCAAGTACATCGGTTTTTGAATTGATGCAACCTATAATTGGCGAATTAGAACATGAGGAGTTTTGGATTATCTATTTGAATAATTCTAACAAAGTAATTCAAAAAAGACAATTGAGTAAAGGCGGGATAACAGGGACTTTAGTAGATGTGCGTTTGGTATTAAAAAGTGCACTTGAACTTGGGGCAACGGGCTTGATTTTAGTTCATAACCATCCTTCCGGGACTTTAATTGCTAGTGAAGCCGATAAACTATTAACCAATAAATTGAAAGTAGCCGCTGAAAGTTTAGATATAAAAGTCTTAGATCACCTTATAGTTACTGAAAAGGCATACTTTAGTTTTGCAGATGAAAATATTTTATAA
- a CDS encoding polysaccharide deacetylase family protein: MLLVYTHKITPRLKYVFKHVCTRVLGLEVSFTSKIEEFITHDSLKMSYTKQHLGNEFFIKSHDLLFEQGLSDVEINVQSWDDTKCFFFNGDKSGLPFDIFAASFYLLSRYEEYLPHVKDEYGRYVATESIAYRYGFLNQPVVDIWAYKFKAALQNRFSEYVFSEKKYRIKPIIDVPSAYSFYQKGIMRTLGGTLKDLSQFKFKRLYIRFMVILGFQHDPFDTFKYIINKQKSSSYKFLFFFLIGDYSTYDKGININKKQFVSLIKQVADYCHVGLKISFFATDKIDVLKKEKVQMESIINNSLKASRQSYSRLNFPESYRHLVELEIKEDYTMGYVNYIGFRAGSCTPFLFYDLDYEVQTPLKICPYHVMDYALLKTRSLLDKKQVLNELIKKIKKVNGEFVPVFHNYTFSDAERWKGFKELFNMILESSNEN, encoded by the coding sequence ATGCTATTAGTTTACACACATAAAATAACCCCTCGATTAAAATATGTTTTCAAACATGTTTGTACGAGAGTTTTAGGCTTAGAAGTTTCTTTTACAAGCAAGATTGAAGAGTTTATTACACATGATAGCTTAAAGATGTCGTATACCAAACAACATTTAGGCAATGAGTTTTTTATAAAAAGTCATGATTTGTTGTTTGAACAAGGCTTGTCTGATGTAGAGATTAATGTACAAAGTTGGGATGATACCAAATGTTTCTTTTTTAATGGTGATAAAAGTGGATTGCCGTTTGATATATTTGCTGCATCTTTTTATTTACTATCTAGATACGAAGAATATTTACCACATGTAAAAGACGAATATGGAAGGTATGTAGCTACTGAAAGTATTGCCTATAGATATGGGTTTTTAAATCAGCCAGTGGTAGATATTTGGGCATATAAATTTAAAGCCGCCTTACAAAACAGGTTTTCGGAATATGTTTTTTCTGAAAAAAAATATCGAATCAAACCTATAATTGATGTGCCAAGTGCCTATAGTTTTTATCAAAAAGGCATTATGCGCACCTTAGGAGGTACTCTAAAAGATTTATCCCAGTTTAAATTTAAAAGATTATACATTAGATTTATGGTCATTTTGGGATTTCAGCACGATCCATTTGATACTTTTAAATATATTATTAATAAGCAAAAAAGCAGCTCCTATAAATTTTTATTTTTCTTTTTAATAGGAGATTATTCTACCTATGATAAAGGTATTAATATTAATAAAAAGCAATTTGTTTCACTTATAAAACAAGTAGCAGATTATTGTCATGTCGGTTTGAAAATTTCTTTTTTTGCAACAGATAAAATAGATGTGCTAAAAAAAGAAAAAGTACAAATGGAATCTATAATTAATAACTCTTTAAAAGCATCTAGACAGTCATATTCACGACTTAATTTTCCAGAATCTTACCGGCATCTTGTGGAATTAGAAATAAAAGAAGATTATACCATGGGATATGTAAATTATATTGGTTTTAGAGCCGGTTCTTGTACTCCTTTTTTATTTTACGATTTAGATTATGAAGTGCAAACACCATTAAAGATTTGTCCTTACCATGTTATGGATTATGCTTTATTGAAAACACGTTCACTTTTGGATAAAAAGCAGGTTTTAAATGAATTGATTAAAAAAATAAAAAAAGTAAATGGTGAATTTGTTCCCGTTTTCCATAACTATACATTCAGTGATGCAGAACGATGGAAAGGATTTAAAGAATTGTTTAATATGATATTAGAATCGTCAAATGAAAATTGA
- a CDS encoding YjjG family noncanonical pyrimidine nucleotidase, producing MKIEGITDVFFDLDHTLWDFDKNSALTFKTIFELNKIEVDIDMFLHHYIIINFNYWKLFRDEKIDKEVLRFKRLNDTFMAINHPILPEIINKLSKDYIEHLTNYNYLYENTIEVLDYLKQKYRLHIISNGFHEVQNKKLENSNIQHYFKTVTNGESIGVKKPNPKIFNHALDCAKTSAKTSIMIGDGFEADIIGAMNVGMEVIFFGTNKENSEVEVKQISNLIQLKNYL from the coding sequence ATGAAAATTGAAGGTATTACAGATGTGTTTTTTGACTTAGACCATACTCTTTGGGACTTTGATAAGAATTCTGCATTAACATTTAAAACTATTTTTGAACTAAATAAGATTGAGGTTGATATAGATATGTTTTTACATCATTATATCATTATAAATTTTAATTATTGGAAATTGTTTAGAGATGAAAAAATAGACAAAGAAGTGCTGCGTTTTAAAAGATTGAACGATACATTTATGGCAATAAATCATCCAATCTTGCCCGAAATAATTAACAAACTATCAAAAGATTATATAGAACATCTTACCAATTACAATTATTTATATGAAAATACCATTGAAGTATTAGATTATCTTAAACAAAAGTATCGGCTTCATATTATATCTAATGGGTTTCATGAAGTTCAGAATAAAAAATTAGAAAACTCAAACATTCAGCATTATTTTAAAACAGTTACTAATGGAGAAAGTATTGGCGTTAAAAAACCAAACCCTAAAATTTTTAATCATGCTTTAGATTGTGCCAAAACTTCAGCAAAAACTAGTATTATGATTGGTGATGGTTTTGAAGCTGATATAATAGGCGCTATGAATGTAGGTATGGAGGTTATTTTTTTTGGAACTAATAAAGAAAATTCAGAAGTTGAGGTTAAACAGATTAGTAATTTAATCCAATTAAAAAACTATTTATAA
- a CDS encoding DUF5723 family protein, whose amino-acid sequence MNKVCFFILFVSCFAFSQNKQILYGFSEIPQSLMLNPGGNVKNDWYFGIPLISHFHVQVGASGSTVYDIFADDGINFNTKLKNAIYGMRSTDFYSVNEQLDIFSGGFAFGSSYNKNKYISFGLYQEFDFISYVPKDYIVLAFEGNQKNINRRFDTGDLNFSGEMISVFHIGFNKKVNEQLTYGIRGKVYSSVANVSSIKNKGSFITTQGENNFYNHIFDLDLELNTSGIISLLDDENSDIKNDISTLQKRFLLGGNLGLGFDVGFTYQIDKQWTFDASLLDVGFIKHSKDIENYKLENQYTFEGIDPFFFESTENQTADDYWSNIEEDFEDLFDSEINTNSYITWRPIKLNTSLNYSFGEKRFKDCYCLQANQGYQNAVGGQLYVINRPKQPQAALTAYYFRHLFKGLSAKITYTVDSYSFTNIGLGLSAQLGNVNFYMMADNFLEYQNIYNAQSVSLQLGFNYIFNKNED is encoded by the coding sequence ATGAATAAAGTTTGCTTTTTTATTTTATTCGTGTCATGTTTTGCCTTTTCACAAAACAAGCAAATTTTATATGGTTTTTCTGAAATACCACAATCTTTAATGCTCAACCCTGGGGGAAATGTAAAAAATGATTGGTATTTTGGAATACCATTGATATCGCATTTTCATGTACAAGTAGGAGCTTCTGGTAGCACCGTATATGATATTTTTGCAGACGATGGTATTAATTTTAACACCAAACTTAAAAATGCTATATACGGTATGCGTTCAACCGATTTTTATTCTGTTAACGAACAGTTAGATATTTTTTCTGGTGGATTTGCTTTTGGAAGTAGCTATAATAAAAATAAATACATCAGTTTCGGACTTTATCAAGAATTTGATTTTATTTCATACGTTCCTAAAGATTATATCGTCTTAGCTTTTGAAGGCAATCAAAAAAATATAAATCGACGTTTTGATACCGGAGATTTAAATTTTAGTGGAGAAATGATTTCTGTATTTCATATTGGGTTCAATAAAAAAGTAAATGAACAGTTAACTTATGGTATAAGAGGAAAAGTTTATTCAAGTGTAGCCAATGTTAGTTCAATTAAAAATAAGGGAAGTTTTATTACTACCCAAGGGGAAAACAACTTTTATAACCACATTTTCGATTTAGATTTAGAACTTAATACTTCAGGAATTATAAGTTTATTAGATGATGAAAACTCAGATATTAAAAATGATATTAGTACTTTACAAAAGCGTTTTTTGTTAGGTGGAAATCTTGGTTTAGGTTTTGATGTGGGATTTACTTATCAAATAGATAAGCAATGGACATTTGATGCGAGTTTGTTAGATGTTGGATTTATAAAGCATAGTAAAGATATTGAGAATTATAAATTAGAAAATCAGTATACCTTTGAGGGGATTGATCCATTTTTTTTTGAAAGTACAGAAAATCAAACAGCAGATGATTATTGGAGTAATATAGAAGAAGATTTTGAAGATTTATTTGATTCAGAGATTAACACTAACAGCTATATTACGTGGCGACCAATAAAATTAAATACATCACTTAATTATTCGTTTGGTGAAAAGCGTTTTAAAGACTGTTATTGTTTACAAGCAAATCAGGGGTATCAAAACGCAGTTGGCGGACAACTGTATGTCATAAATAGACCTAAGCAACCACAAGCAGCTTTAACAGCTTATTATTTTAGACATTTATTCAAGGGCTTAAGTGCTAAAATCACTTATACAGTAGATTCGTATTCTTTTACAAACATTGGGTTAGGGCTTTCTGCTCAGTTAGGAAATGTCAATTTTTATATGATGGCAGATAATTTTTTAGAATATCAAAACATATATAATGCTCAAAGTGTATCTTTACAGTTAGGTTTTAACTATATATTTAATAAAAATGAAGACTAA